ACTTTTCCTCATCCCTCTTCCCTCCCCTCTTCCGTAAGTATTCTATACACAGTCTGTCGGCTGACGCCGTACTCTTCCGCTAGTGCGGCTTTTTTTTCTCCATCTGCGCAGCGCCTTTTCAGCTCTTCCTTTTGCTTGGCTGAAAGTTTAGGGCGGCGGCCACAATGCTTTCCCGATGCCTGCGCCTTCGCGATCCCTTCTCTTTGGCGCTCTCGGATAATTTCTCGCTCGAACTGTGCTACAGCCCCAATGATTTGAAGCTGGAGGGTCTGGAATGGACTCTCGCCAGTATCAAAGCGCAAGTGTTCTTTATGGAATTCAACTGTCACCTGTTTTTTCAGCAATAGCTCGAGCACGTGGAGCAGATCCCCAAGGTTTCTCGCCAGCCGGTCAATAGAATGGACGTGTAGCGTGTCTCCCTTACGCACGTATCGAAGGCATTCCTCCAGTTTCGGGCGATGCCTTGTCGTTGCGCTCGCTTTCTCCTCAAAAAGTTCATCCAATTCTAGTCCATCAAGCTGGCGAGCAGTGTTCTGTCCTACAGTGCTCACCCTGACGTATCCAATTTCAGCCATCATTCGACCCCACTGTCACTAAAGCCTTAGAGCTTTCAAGAATAATGTTACAAAATACCATTTAGGACCTTTTGCAACAGCATAGCACAGCCTGTGTCGTTGAACCAATTTTTTCTCAAAAGGTATAGGTTTTGTGAAAATCATAGAGGGAAAGAGTGGAAGAAGATTGGGGGCCAGCCCCCAAGCCCCCGCGTAAGGGAATGATTCCCTTACGTATCCTCATCGAGTTTAAAAGCCGTTCAAGCTTCGCTTGCACGGCTTTTAAACTTAATGGGGCTGCCTAAAGCGGCTTCTTTCTCTTTCCCGTGTGTTCGTTCGCCACCATTTTTTTCTGAACGCGGGCGTTCAGAAAGAAAGGGTTGGAGCGCAAAGAAAAAGAACACACGTCCAGTTAATTAGGCCGAAAAAAAGGGGCCGAAATGGAGAGGAGAGCGTAGCTCTCAT
The Desulfobaculum bizertense DSM 18034 DNA segment above includes these coding regions:
- a CDS encoding recombinase family protein, producing MMAEIGYVRVSTVGQNTARQLDGLELDELFEEKASATTRHRPKLEECLRYVRKGDTLHVHSIDRLARNLGDLLHVLELLLKKQVTVEFHKEHLRFDTGESPFQTLQLQIIGAVAQFEREIIRERQREGIAKAQASGKHCGRRPKLSAKQKEELKRRCADGEKKAALAEEYGVSRQTVYRILTEEGREEG